A region of the Pricia mediterranea genome:
TATAATTATAAACCTCCGCAAAATGGCCTTCGGTAACTACCAATTTGGACACGTTCTCGATCTGTTGCTGGATCAGCATGGAGTTTTCCTCGAGGATGGAATTTTCCGCTTTATCATCCGCACAAGATCGAACGACGAAGACCACCGCTAGAGCAACTACAACACCGATCAGAATTTTCTTCATGGGGTGAAATTAAAAAAATAAAGTTTGGGGGCGTTTCGCGGTAATGCCGGGATGGGACACGGTCTTATCGGTAGAATCAGGCTTCCCGTTAGCCTCTTTTCACCTTTTGCAGTTCCTGAACATCCAGCAAATCCTTTGGGCGACCCGATTTTATCTTACTTGTTATCAAGTCGTCAAACGAAAGAACCCTCCATTTTAAGCCCGAGTTTTCTTCCTTGGAGACGATTTCCGAGTTTCGATAGGCCTCTTCAAAGGTTTTGTTGACCGAGAAATTGGTAATCAACTCTAGGTCTAAATCCAGTGGTGAAAATTTAATCGATATGTTTTGTCTTTGTTCTTTGACATCGTTCGGAAAATCGTCAATTTCATAATCCATTGCACGAAAAACGCGGACCAGGTTTTTTAAGTTTTCAGGATTCATGTCGATCCAAAAATCTACATCGGCGGAATGCCGCTGATAACCATGAAAATTTACTGCCCCGCCGCCTACCATCAACATTCTGACATCGCAGTCATTACAGAGCCTGATAAACCCATCTATTTGATCCTTCCAATTATTCAAAATTTCTTCGAGGTTATCTCAATCAAAAAATTATCTTTATTTTTAGGAGCGGCCTTTGTAGGATAGTCCTTTAGACGGTCCATCAAATCTAAAAAAGCGTAGATACGCTCTACGGGAGGAAGTTTCAGAAATTCATCTCGCTGCTCCCGGTTGCTTTCTTCCTTGGTTCTAAAGGACACCTTCATCGAATTTGCTTTTACGGCTTAACGGATACATATTCCTATAAAAATACAATTTAATCGCGGATTCGGGGGTCATCTCATTCCGGAAGGGACAGGGGACTTAACCGATGGAACATCTAATTTGTTAGGTAAAGACCCCAAAGGTTTTTTCCAAATTTTCGATAAAGCCAAGTTCTAGTCGAGAGTTTCAGTAGTACTGATTTACCTTAGCGCCGAAACCTTTGGGGTCTTCTATTTCGCTAATCCAAATAGCCCCGCGCCTGCTCCAAAGCGGCGTCGATCCCGGCGGGGTTCTTGCCACCGGCAGTGGCGAAAAACGGTTGGCCACCGCCGCCGCCCTGAATGTATTTTCCGAGTTCACGGACGATATTTCCGGCGTTCAGATTCTTTTCCGCGACAAGGTTCTTGGAAATGTAGCACGAGAGCAGGGCCTTGCCGTTCTGCTCGGTGCCGAACAATAAAAACAGGTCGTCTTGGGCATTGCCCATTTCAAAACAAAGGTCCTTTATGCCGGCCGCGTCCAAATCCACTTTTCTGGCTAGAAACTGCACCCCGTTAAGGTCTTCCAGCTCGGCTTGTAGTTCACCTTTCAGGTTTTTGGCCTTGTCCCTTAACAGGCTTTCTACCTCTTTTTTGAGCATGGCATTTTCCTCCTGTAAGGTCGCTACCGCTTTTATCGGATCTTGGGGGTTATTGAGTTTCCACCTGATATCGGCAAGTTTGCGGTCGTTTTCCTCATAATAGTCCCTGACCGCATCGGAAGTGATCGCCTCTATACGGCGGATACCTGCCGCCACAGCACCTTCCGACCGTATTTTGAAATACCAGATGTCGCCCGTATTCCTGACATGGGTTCCGCCGCAGAGCTCGAAGGACTTCCCAAATCGGACGGTCCGTACCGCATCGCCGTACTTTTCGCCGAACAGGGCCACAGCACCCTCTGCAATGGCCTTTTCCATCGGCACGTTTCTTTGTTCCTCCAGGTCCAAATGCCCTGTGATACGAGCATTGACGAAATTCTCGACCGATCGAAGCTCTTCATCCGTGAGCTTAGCGAAGTGCGAAAAATCGAAACGCAGGTATTTGGAGTGTACCGCGGAGCCTTTCTGCTCCACATGGGTACCCAAAACTTCCCGTAGGGCCTGGTGCAACAAATGCGTTGCCGTATGGTTGGCCTGTGTACGCCGTCGCTGTTGCTTGTCCACGCTTGCCTTAAAGGTCGCGCCCGTATTCTCGGGCAAGGTCTTGGAGAAATGTACGATCTCGTTGTTTTCTCTTTTCGTATCCACAATATAGGTCACGTTGCCGTTGGGGGCTTCTAAATAGCCCTTATCCCCCACCTGTCCGCCGCCCTCGGGATAGAACGGAGTCAGGTTAAAGACCAATTGATACTGCTCGCCCTCCTTTTTCGAGGTTACTTTCCGGTATTTGACCAGATTGACCTGGGCTTCCAGATAGTCATAGCCGATGAACTCCTGCTCAGGGTCGTCGGAAAGTACCGTCCAATCTTCCTTGGTGGATTTTGAGGCCGATTTCGAACGTTTTTTCTGTTCTTGCATCGCCGCCTCGAAGCTTTGTTCATCCAACGAATATCCTTTTTCCTGAAGGATCAAGGCGGTAAGATCAACGGGAAAGCCGTAGGTATCATAGAGCTCAAAGGCCTTTCGGCCATCGACCTGTTTTCCCTTGGTTCCTGCGACCACCTGATCTAGCAAAACCAGCCCCTGTTCCAAGGTCTTTAAAAAGGACTGCTCTTCTTCCTTGATAACGTTCTCGATCAATTGCCGCTGTTCGATCAGTTCGGGGAAGGCATCGCCCATAGTATCGGTCAAGATGTTGACCAACCGGAACATGAACGGTTCTTTGGTATTTAAAAATGTGAAGCCGTAGCGCACCGCCCGACGTAAAATCCGACGGATGACATAGCCGGCACCCGTATTACTGGGCAACTGTCCGTCAGCAATTGAAAAGGCGACCGCCCGGATGTGGTCAGCAATGACCCGAACGGCGATGTCGGTTTCTTCTCCCACGGCTCCGGACTTACCGTATTCGCACTGGGTAATCTGTTCGATCTCCCTAATAATCGGCGTAAAGATATCGGTATCGTAGTTGGATTGCTTCCCTTGCAGCACCATACACAAACGTTCGAACCCCATTCCCGTATCCACGTGTTTGGCGGGCAGGTCTTCAAGTTTGCCGTCGGCCTTGCGGTTGTACTGCATAAAGACCAGGTTCCAAATTTCGACCACTTGGGGATGATCTTGATTGACCAAAGTTGCCCCGGGAACCTTGGCCTTTTCGGCATCCGAACGGATATCGACATGGATTTCGGAACAGGGGCCACAGGGACCTTGATCGCCCATCTCCCAAAAATTATCTTTTTTATTGCCCAAAAGGATGCGGTCTTCGGGTACGATGGCCTTCCATAGTTCATAAGCCTGTTTATCCACTTCCAAACCATCCTCGGTACTGCCCTCGAAAACGGAGACATACAGGCTTTCTTTATCGATCTTGAGCTCTTCTGTCAGCAATTCCCAGGCCCAGCGGATCGCATCCTCCTTAAAATAGTCCCCGAAACTCCAATTGCCCAGCATCTCGAACATGGTGTGATGGTACGTATCCTTCCCCACCTCTTCTAAATCATTGTGTTTTCCGCTGACCCGTAGGCATTTTTGGGTATCGGCTACCCGCGGATGTTTCGCGATACTGTTCCCCAGGAAAAATTCCTTGAATTGGTTCATGCCCGCGTTTGTAAACAACAACGTAGGATCATCTTTGGTCACCATGGGCGCCGAGGGCACAATCTTATGGTCTTTTTCTTTAAAGAAATTCAGGAATTTCTGTCTGATTTGTTTGGAAATCATTGCGATATATAAGGTAATGCAAATAGTAACGTTATAAAAGAAACTATCTTTATATTTGTGTGATTCGGCGAAATGCCACAAAAATAGGATAAAATTCAATGATGATACGGAAAATGGCAGGACCATCGGGGTGGACTTGGGACAATTGGAGGTAGCAAGTCCGGCCCATCATTTTCTAGGATTGATCTTTAAAGCAAGCGATAGAATTGGCTTACGCCTCAGAATTGTACCTCAAGGTGACGCTCCGAAATGGATAAGCAGAAACAAAAACCATGTCTAAAGTAAAGTACTATTACGATCCCGACACGCTATCGTACCGAAAGATAGAGCCGAAAAAATCACGGCGCTATCGAAACATAGCCTTTTTCATTCTCGGTTCTTTTTTCTTCGGATTACTTGCGCTCATTCTTTTAATGAACACGAACCTCATCAATACGCCCCAAGAACTGTCCCTTCAGCGCGAAGTCAACAACTACGAACTGCAGTTCGAGCTGTTAAACCGCAAAATGGGACAAATGGAAGAGGTGCTGGCCAATATTGCCAATCGG
Encoded here:
- the alaS gene encoding alanine--tRNA ligase; translation: MISKQIRQKFLNFFKEKDHKIVPSAPMVTKDDPTLLFTNAGMNQFKEFFLGNSIAKHPRVADTQKCLRVSGKHNDLEEVGKDTYHHTMFEMLGNWSFGDYFKEDAIRWAWELLTEELKIDKESLYVSVFEGSTEDGLEVDKQAYELWKAIVPEDRILLGNKKDNFWEMGDQGPCGPCSEIHVDIRSDAEKAKVPGATLVNQDHPQVVEIWNLVFMQYNRKADGKLEDLPAKHVDTGMGFERLCMVLQGKQSNYDTDIFTPIIREIEQITQCEYGKSGAVGEETDIAVRVIADHIRAVAFSIADGQLPSNTGAGYVIRRILRRAVRYGFTFLNTKEPFMFRLVNILTDTMGDAFPELIEQRQLIENVIKEEEQSFLKTLEQGLVLLDQVVAGTKGKQVDGRKAFELYDTYGFPVDLTALILQEKGYSLDEQSFEAAMQEQKKRSKSASKSTKEDWTVLSDDPEQEFIGYDYLEAQVNLVKYRKVTSKKEGEQYQLVFNLTPFYPEGGGQVGDKGYLEAPNGNVTYIVDTKRENNEIVHFSKTLPENTGATFKASVDKQQRRRTQANHTATHLLHQALREVLGTHVEQKGSAVHSKYLRFDFSHFAKLTDEELRSVENFVNARITGHLDLEEQRNVPMEKAIAEGAVALFGEKYGDAVRTVRFGKSFELCGGTHVRNTGDIWYFKIRSEGAVAAGIRRIEAITSDAVRDYYEENDRKLADIRWKLNNPQDPIKAVATLQEENAMLKKEVESLLRDKAKNLKGELQAELEDLNGVQFLARKVDLDAAGIKDLCFEMGNAQDDLFLLFGTEQNGKALLSCYISKNLVAEKNLNAGNIVRELGKYIQGGGGGQPFFATAGGKNPAGIDAALEQARGYLD
- a CDS encoding DUF6036 family nucleotidyltransferase, coding for MNNWKDQIDGFIRLCNDCDVRMLMVGGGAVNFHGYQRHSADVDFWIDMNPENLKNLVRVFRAMDYEIDDFPNDVKEQRQNISIKFSPLDLDLELITNFSVNKTFEEAYRNSEIVSKEENSGLKWRVLSFDDLITSKIKSGRPKDLLDVQELQKVKRG